A single Nomascus leucogenys isolate Asia chromosome 14, Asia_NLE_v1, whole genome shotgun sequence DNA region contains:
- the HEXD gene encoding hexosaminidase D isoform X3 yields the protein MFPYEGPLRLLRAKYAYSPSEIKEILHLAGLNELEVIPLVQTFGHMEFVLKHAAFAHLREVGPFPCTLNPHEAESLALVGTMIDQVLELHPGAQRLHVGCDEVYYLGEGEASRRWLQQEQNSTGKLCLSHMRAVASRVKARRPGVTPLVWDDVLRDLPEDQLAASGVPQLVEPVLWDYAADLDVHGKVLLMQKYRRCGFLRLWAASAFKGATGPSQAMPPVEHHLRNHVQWLQVAGSGPTDSLQGIILTGWQRYDHYSVLCELLPAGVPSLAACLQLLLRGGFDEDVKAKVENLLGISSLEITDPVRQAPCSPPRPLPPFPSPHPWRQLFSAGLSAGRGPALSLAATSLPLSHKSASICAALWTHCWRATGMSLAGSAPTTAGGSSSTRSWFSTSSPQRSASWRSGAPSCRSWRLPCSWLSTQMLWRSGWRKTCTLACSGCKLSCRTSARCPSPRHHPPALAGTLLRTPEGRARAGGSCCGLGGSALPTVGLGNRGPRGCRALWPSSLAHTQFLRALGTPRGETRKHRRKQHRETRFVICTCDTDSLEIKSGRCG from the exons ATGTTTCCCTACGAGGGCCCTCTGAGGCTGCTGAGGGCCAAGTACGCCTACAG CCCCTCTGAAATCAAAGAGATCCTGCATCTGGCTGGACTCAATGAGCTGGAGGTGATTCCTTTGGTGCAGACATTTGGACACATGGAG TTTGTGCTGAAGCACGCGGCCTTCGCCCACCTGCGGGAGGTGGGCCCCTTCCCCTGCACCCTGAACCCCCACGAGGCGGAGTCCCTGGCGCTGGTGGGCACCATGATCGACCAGGTCCTGGAGCTGCACCCAGGCGCCCAGCGGCTGCACGTCGGGTGTGATGAG GTCTATTACCTCGGAGAGGGGGAGGCCTCGCGCCGGTGGCTACAGCAAGAGCAGAACAGCACAGGGAAGCTGTGCCTGTCACACATGCGGGCGGTGGCCAGCCGCGTGAAGGCCCGGCGCCCCGGCGTAACACCCCTGGTGTGGGATGACGTGCTCAGAGACCTGCCTGAGGACCAGCTCGCAG CGTCCGGGGTGCCGCAGCTGGTGGAGCCGGTGCTCTGGGACTACGCGGCCGACCTGGATGTGCACGGCAAGG TCCTCCTCATGCAGAAGTACCGGCGGTGCGGCTTTCTGCGGCTGTGGGCAGCCAGTGCCTTCAAGGGTGCCACAGGGCCCAGCCAGGCCATGCCCCCTGTCGAGCACCACCTCAGGAACCACGTGCAGTGGCTGCAGGTGGCGGGCAGCGGGCCCACAGACTCACTGCAGGGTATCATCCTGACCGGCTGGCAGAG GTACGACCACTACTCTGTGCTGTGCGAGCTGCTCCCTGCAGGAGTCCCGTCCCTGGCCGCCTGTCTGCAGTTGCTTCTACGCG GAGGATTTGATGAAGATGTTAAAGCGAAAGTGGAGAACCTTCTCGGGATTTCCAGCCTGGAAATAACGGACCCTGTTAGGCAAGCACCCTGCAGCCCTCCccgtccccttcctcccttcccctccccccacccctggaGACAGCTGTTCTCAGCAGGGCTCTCCGCAGGGAGGGGGCCGGCTCTTTCCCTGGCAGCAACATCCTTGCCCTTGTCACACAAGTCAGCCTCCATCTGCGCAGCTCTGTGGACGCACTGCTGGAGGGCAACAG GTATGTCACTGGCTGGTTCAGCCCCTACCACCGCCGGCGGAAGCTCATCCACCCGGTCATGGTTCAGCACATCCAGCCCGCAGCGCTCAG CCTCCTGGCGCAGTGGGGCACCCTCgtgcaggagctggaggctgccctGCAGCTGGCTTTCTACCCAGATGCTGTGGAGGAGTGGCTGGAGGAAAACGTGCACCCTAGCCTGCAGCGGCTGCAAGCTCTCCTGCAGGACCTCAGCAAGGTGTCCATCCCCCCGCCACCACCCACCAGCCCTGGCAGGGACACTGCTCAGGACCCCTGAGGGGAGAGCTCGTGCCGGGGGCTCCTGCTGTGGGCTGGGGGGCTCTGCGCTGCCAACTGTCGGCCTGGGTAATAGAGGCCCACGTGGGTGTCGTGCCCTCTGGCCCAGCAGTCTCGCCCACACTCAGTTCCTGAGGGCCCTGGGCACCCCCAGGGGAGAGACTAGAAAACACAGAAGGAAGCAGCACAGGGAGACTCGCTTTGTAATCTGCACGTGTGACACCGATTCTTTGGAAATAAAGAGTGGAAGGTGTGGGTGA
- the HEXD gene encoding hexosaminidase D isoform X1, whose protein sequence is MSGSTPFKMRLVHLDLKGAPPKVSYLSEIFPLFRALGANGLLIEYEDMFPYEGPLRLLRAKYAYSPSEIKEILHLAGLNELEVIPLVQTFGHMEFVLKHAAFAHLREVGPFPCTLNPHEAESLALVGTMIDQVLELHPGAQRLHVGCDEVYYLGEGEASRRWLQQEQNSTGKLCLSHMRAVASRVKARRPGVTPLVWDDVLRDLPEDQLAASGVPQLVEPVLWDYAADLDVHGKVLLMQKYRRCGFLRLWAASAFKGATGPSQAMPPVEHHLRNHVQWLQVAGSGPTDSLQGIILTGWQRYDHYSVLCELLPAGVPSLAACLQLLLRGGFDEDVKAKVENLLGISSLEITDPVRQAPCSPPRPLPPFPSPHPWRQLFSAGLSAGRGPALSLAATSLPLSHKSASICAALWTHCWRATGMSLAGSAPTTAGGSSSTRSWFSTSSPQRSASWRSGAPSCRSWRLPCSWLSTQMLWRSGWRKTCTLACSGCKLSCRTSARCPSPRHHPPALAGTLLRTPEGRARAGGSCCGLGGSALPTVGLGNRGPRGCRALWPSSLAHTQFLRALGTPRGETRKHRRKQHRETRFVICTCDTDSLEIKSGRCG, encoded by the exons ATTTTTCCTCTGTTCCGTGCACTAGGTGCAAACGGCCTCCTCATTGAGTATGAAGACATGTTTCCCTACGAGGGCCCTCTGAGGCTGCTGAGGGCCAAGTACGCCTACAG CCCCTCTGAAATCAAAGAGATCCTGCATCTGGCTGGACTCAATGAGCTGGAGGTGATTCCTTTGGTGCAGACATTTGGACACATGGAG TTTGTGCTGAAGCACGCGGCCTTCGCCCACCTGCGGGAGGTGGGCCCCTTCCCCTGCACCCTGAACCCCCACGAGGCGGAGTCCCTGGCGCTGGTGGGCACCATGATCGACCAGGTCCTGGAGCTGCACCCAGGCGCCCAGCGGCTGCACGTCGGGTGTGATGAG GTCTATTACCTCGGAGAGGGGGAGGCCTCGCGCCGGTGGCTACAGCAAGAGCAGAACAGCACAGGGAAGCTGTGCCTGTCACACATGCGGGCGGTGGCCAGCCGCGTGAAGGCCCGGCGCCCCGGCGTAACACCCCTGGTGTGGGATGACGTGCTCAGAGACCTGCCTGAGGACCAGCTCGCAG CGTCCGGGGTGCCGCAGCTGGTGGAGCCGGTGCTCTGGGACTACGCGGCCGACCTGGATGTGCACGGCAAGG TCCTCCTCATGCAGAAGTACCGGCGGTGCGGCTTTCTGCGGCTGTGGGCAGCCAGTGCCTTCAAGGGTGCCACAGGGCCCAGCCAGGCCATGCCCCCTGTCGAGCACCACCTCAGGAACCACGTGCAGTGGCTGCAGGTGGCGGGCAGCGGGCCCACAGACTCACTGCAGGGTATCATCCTGACCGGCTGGCAGAG GTACGACCACTACTCTGTGCTGTGCGAGCTGCTCCCTGCAGGAGTCCCGTCCCTGGCCGCCTGTCTGCAGTTGCTTCTACGCG GAGGATTTGATGAAGATGTTAAAGCGAAAGTGGAGAACCTTCTCGGGATTTCCAGCCTGGAAATAACGGACCCTGTTAGGCAAGCACCCTGCAGCCCTCCccgtccccttcctcccttcccctccccccacccctggaGACAGCTGTTCTCAGCAGGGCTCTCCGCAGGGAGGGGGCCGGCTCTTTCCCTGGCAGCAACATCCTTGCCCTTGTCACACAAGTCAGCCTCCATCTGCGCAGCTCTGTGGACGCACTGCTGGAGGGCAACAG GTATGTCACTGGCTGGTTCAGCCCCTACCACCGCCGGCGGAAGCTCATCCACCCGGTCATGGTTCAGCACATCCAGCCCGCAGCGCTCAG CCTCCTGGCGCAGTGGGGCACCCTCgtgcaggagctggaggctgccctGCAGCTGGCTTTCTACCCAGATGCTGTGGAGGAGTGGCTGGAGGAAAACGTGCACCCTAGCCTGCAGCGGCTGCAAGCTCTCCTGCAGGACCTCAGCAAGGTGTCCATCCCCCCGCCACCACCCACCAGCCCTGGCAGGGACACTGCTCAGGACCCCTGAGGGGAGAGCTCGTGCCGGGGGCTCCTGCTGTGGGCTGGGGGGCTCTGCGCTGCCAACTGTCGGCCTGGGTAATAGAGGCCCACGTGGGTGTCGTGCCCTCTGGCCCAGCAGTCTCGCCCACACTCAGTTCCTGAGGGCCCTGGGCACCCCCAGGGGAGAGACTAGAAAACACAGAAGGAAGCAGCACAGGGAGACTCGCTTTGTAATCTGCACGTGTGACACCGATTCTTTGGAAATAAAGAGTGGAAGGTGTGGGTGA
- the LOC100596824 gene encoding cytochrome b-245 chaperone 1 isoform X2: MYLQVETRTSSRLHLKRAPGIRSWSLLVGILSIGLAAAYYSGDSLGWKLFYVTGCLFVAVQNLEDWEEAIFDKSTGKVVLKTFSLYKKLLTLFRAGHDQVVVLLHDVRDVSVEEEKVRYFGKGYMVVLRLATGFSHPLTQSAVMGHRSDVEAVAKLITTFLELHCLESPTELSQSSDSEAGDPGSQS, translated from the exons ATGTACCTGCAGGTGGAGACCCGCACCAGCTCCCGCCTCCATCTGAAGAGGGCTCCAGGCATCCGGTCCTGGTCCCTGCTGGTTG GAATCTTGTCGATTGGCCTGGCTGCTGCCTACTATAGCGGAG ATAGCCTGGGCTGGAAGCTCTTCTACGTCACAGGCTGCCTGTTTGTGGCTGTGCAGAACTTGGAGGACTGGGAG GAAGCCATCTTCGACAAGAGCACAGGGAAGGTTGTTCTGAAGACGTTCAGCCTCTACAAGAAGCTGCTGACTCTTTTCAGAGCTGGCCACGATCAGG TGGTGGTCCTGCTGCATGATGTCCGCGACGTGAGCGTGGAGGAGGAGAAGGTCCGGTACTTCGGGAAGGGCTACATGGTGGTGCTCCGGCTTGCAACGGGCTTCTCCCACCCCCTCACACAGAGTGCAGTCATGGGCCACCGCAG TGATGTGGAAGCCGTCGCCAAGCTCATCACCACCTTCCTGGAGCTGCACTGCCTTGAGAGCCCCACAGAGCTGTCTCAGAGCAGCGACAGTGAGGCCGGCGACCCCGGGAGCCAGAGCTGA
- the HEXD gene encoding hexosaminidase D isoform X5 has product MEFVLKHAAFAHLREVGPFPCTLNPHEAESLALVGTMIDQVLELHPGAQRLHVGCDEVYYLGEGEASRRWLQQEQNSTGKLCLSHMRAVASRVKARRPGVTPLVWDDVLRDLPEDQLAASGVPQLVEPVLWDYAADLDVHGKVLLMQKYRRCGFLRLWAASAFKGATGPSQAMPPVEHHLRNHVQWLQVAGSGPTDSLQGIILTGWQRYDHYSVLCELLPAGVPSLAACLQLLLRGGFDEDVKAKVENLLGISSLEITDPVRQAPCSPPRPLPPFPSPHPWRQLFSAGLSAGRGPALSLAATSLPLSHKSASICAALWTHCWRATGMSLAGSAPTTAGGSSSTRSWFSTSSPQRSASWRSGAPSCRSWRLPCSWLSTQMLWRSGWRKTCTLACSGCKLSCRTSARCPSPRHHPPALAGTLLRTPEGRARAGGSCCGLGGSALPTVGLGNRGPRGCRALWPSSLAHTQFLRALGTPRGETRKHRRKQHRETRFVICTCDTDSLEIKSGRCG; this is encoded by the exons ATGGAG TTTGTGCTGAAGCACGCGGCCTTCGCCCACCTGCGGGAGGTGGGCCCCTTCCCCTGCACCCTGAACCCCCACGAGGCGGAGTCCCTGGCGCTGGTGGGCACCATGATCGACCAGGTCCTGGAGCTGCACCCAGGCGCCCAGCGGCTGCACGTCGGGTGTGATGAG GTCTATTACCTCGGAGAGGGGGAGGCCTCGCGCCGGTGGCTACAGCAAGAGCAGAACAGCACAGGGAAGCTGTGCCTGTCACACATGCGGGCGGTGGCCAGCCGCGTGAAGGCCCGGCGCCCCGGCGTAACACCCCTGGTGTGGGATGACGTGCTCAGAGACCTGCCTGAGGACCAGCTCGCAG CGTCCGGGGTGCCGCAGCTGGTGGAGCCGGTGCTCTGGGACTACGCGGCCGACCTGGATGTGCACGGCAAGG TCCTCCTCATGCAGAAGTACCGGCGGTGCGGCTTTCTGCGGCTGTGGGCAGCCAGTGCCTTCAAGGGTGCCACAGGGCCCAGCCAGGCCATGCCCCCTGTCGAGCACCACCTCAGGAACCACGTGCAGTGGCTGCAGGTGGCGGGCAGCGGGCCCACAGACTCACTGCAGGGTATCATCCTGACCGGCTGGCAGAG GTACGACCACTACTCTGTGCTGTGCGAGCTGCTCCCTGCAGGAGTCCCGTCCCTGGCCGCCTGTCTGCAGTTGCTTCTACGCG GAGGATTTGATGAAGATGTTAAAGCGAAAGTGGAGAACCTTCTCGGGATTTCCAGCCTGGAAATAACGGACCCTGTTAGGCAAGCACCCTGCAGCCCTCCccgtccccttcctcccttcccctccccccacccctggaGACAGCTGTTCTCAGCAGGGCTCTCCGCAGGGAGGGGGCCGGCTCTTTCCCTGGCAGCAACATCCTTGCCCTTGTCACACAAGTCAGCCTCCATCTGCGCAGCTCTGTGGACGCACTGCTGGAGGGCAACAG GTATGTCACTGGCTGGTTCAGCCCCTACCACCGCCGGCGGAAGCTCATCCACCCGGTCATGGTTCAGCACATCCAGCCCGCAGCGCTCAG CCTCCTGGCGCAGTGGGGCACCCTCgtgcaggagctggaggctgccctGCAGCTGGCTTTCTACCCAGATGCTGTGGAGGAGTGGCTGGAGGAAAACGTGCACCCTAGCCTGCAGCGGCTGCAAGCTCTCCTGCAGGACCTCAGCAAGGTGTCCATCCCCCCGCCACCACCCACCAGCCCTGGCAGGGACACTGCTCAGGACCCCTGAGGGGAGAGCTCGTGCCGGGGGCTCCTGCTGTGGGCTGGGGGGCTCTGCGCTGCCAACTGTCGGCCTGGGTAATAGAGGCCCACGTGGGTGTCGTGCCCTCTGGCCCAGCAGTCTCGCCCACACTCAGTTCCTGAGGGCCCTGGGCACCCCCAGGGGAGAGACTAGAAAACACAGAAGGAAGCAGCACAGGGAGACTCGCTTTGTAATCTGCACGTGTGACACCGATTCTTTGGAAATAAAGAGTGGAAGGTGTGGGTGA
- the HEXD gene encoding hexosaminidase D isoform X6 has translation MSGSTPFKMRLVHLDLKGAPPKVSYLSEIFPLFRALGANGLLIEYEDMFPYEGPLRLLRAKYAYSPSEIKEILHLAGLNELEVIPLVQTFGHMEFVLKHAAFAHLREVGPFPCTLNPHEAESLALVGTMIDQVLELHPGAQRLHVGCDEVYYLGEGEASRRWLQQEQNSTGKLCLSHMRAVASRVKARRPGVTPLVWDDVLRDLPEDQLAASGVPQLVEPVLWDYAADLDVHGKVLLMQKYRRCGFLRLWAASAFKGATGPSQAMPPVEHHLRNHVQWLQVAGSGPTDSLQGIILTGWQRYDHYSVLCELLPAGVPSLAACLQLLLRGGFDEDVKAKVENLLGISSLEITDPVREGAGSFPGSNILALVTQVSLHLRSSVDALLEGNRYVTGWFSPYHRRRKLIHPVMVQHIQPAALSLLAQWGTLVQELEAALQLAFYPDAVEEWLEENVHPSLQRLQALLQDLSKVSIPPPPPTSPGRDTAQDP, from the exons ATTTTTCCTCTGTTCCGTGCACTAGGTGCAAACGGCCTCCTCATTGAGTATGAAGACATGTTTCCCTACGAGGGCCCTCTGAGGCTGCTGAGGGCCAAGTACGCCTACAG CCCCTCTGAAATCAAAGAGATCCTGCATCTGGCTGGACTCAATGAGCTGGAGGTGATTCCTTTGGTGCAGACATTTGGACACATGGAG TTTGTGCTGAAGCACGCGGCCTTCGCCCACCTGCGGGAGGTGGGCCCCTTCCCCTGCACCCTGAACCCCCACGAGGCGGAGTCCCTGGCGCTGGTGGGCACCATGATCGACCAGGTCCTGGAGCTGCACCCAGGCGCCCAGCGGCTGCACGTCGGGTGTGATGAG GTCTATTACCTCGGAGAGGGGGAGGCCTCGCGCCGGTGGCTACAGCAAGAGCAGAACAGCACAGGGAAGCTGTGCCTGTCACACATGCGGGCGGTGGCCAGCCGCGTGAAGGCCCGGCGCCCCGGCGTAACACCCCTGGTGTGGGATGACGTGCTCAGAGACCTGCCTGAGGACCAGCTCGCAG CGTCCGGGGTGCCGCAGCTGGTGGAGCCGGTGCTCTGGGACTACGCGGCCGACCTGGATGTGCACGGCAAGG TCCTCCTCATGCAGAAGTACCGGCGGTGCGGCTTTCTGCGGCTGTGGGCAGCCAGTGCCTTCAAGGGTGCCACAGGGCCCAGCCAGGCCATGCCCCCTGTCGAGCACCACCTCAGGAACCACGTGCAGTGGCTGCAGGTGGCGGGCAGCGGGCCCACAGACTCACTGCAGGGTATCATCCTGACCGGCTGGCAGAG GTACGACCACTACTCTGTGCTGTGCGAGCTGCTCCCTGCAGGAGTCCCGTCCCTGGCCGCCTGTCTGCAGTTGCTTCTACGCG GAGGATTTGATGAAGATGTTAAAGCGAAAGTGGAGAACCTTCTCGGGATTTCCAGCCTGGAAATAACGGACCCTGTTAG GGAGGGGGCCGGCTCTTTCCCTGGCAGCAACATCCTTGCCCTTGTCACACAAGTCAGCCTCCATCTGCGCAGCTCTGTGGACGCACTGCTGGAGGGCAACAG GTATGTCACTGGCTGGTTCAGCCCCTACCACCGCCGGCGGAAGCTCATCCACCCGGTCATGGTTCAGCACATCCAGCCCGCAGCGCTCAG CCTCCTGGCGCAGTGGGGCACCCTCgtgcaggagctggaggctgccctGCAGCTGGCTTTCTACCCAGATGCTGTGGAGGAGTGGCTGGAGGAAAACGTGCACCCTAGCCTGCAGCGGCTGCAAGCTCTCCTGCAGGACCTCAGCAAGGTGTCCATCCCCCCGCCACCACCCACCAGCCCTGGCAGGGACACTGCTCAGGACCCCTGA
- the HEXD gene encoding hexosaminidase D isoform X4, whose amino-acid sequence MSGSTPFKMRLVHLDLKGAPPKVSYLSEIFPLFRALGANGLLIEYEDMFPYEGPLRLLRAKYAYSPSEIKEILHLAGLNELEVIPLVQTFGHMEVYYLGEGEASRRWLQQEQNSTGKLCLSHMRAVASRVKARRPGVTPLVWDDVLRDLPEDQLAASGVPQLVEPVLWDYAADLDVHGKVLLMQKYRRCGFLRLWAASAFKGATGPSQAMPPVEHHLRNHVQWLQVAGSGPTDSLQGIILTGWQRYDHYSVLCELLPAGVPSLAACLQLLLRGGFDEDVKAKVENLLGISSLEITDPVRQAPCSPPRPLPPFPSPHPWRQLFSAGLSAGRGPALSLAATSLPLSHKSASICAALWTHCWRATGMSLAGSAPTTAGGSSSTRSWFSTSSPQRSASWRSGAPSCRSWRLPCSWLSTQMLWRSGWRKTCTLACSGCKLSCRTSARCPSPRHHPPALAGTLLRTPEGRARAGGSCCGLGGSALPTVGLGNRGPRGCRALWPSSLAHTQFLRALGTPRGETRKHRRKQHRETRFVICTCDTDSLEIKSGRCG is encoded by the exons ATTTTTCCTCTGTTCCGTGCACTAGGTGCAAACGGCCTCCTCATTGAGTATGAAGACATGTTTCCCTACGAGGGCCCTCTGAGGCTGCTGAGGGCCAAGTACGCCTACAG CCCCTCTGAAATCAAAGAGATCCTGCATCTGGCTGGACTCAATGAGCTGGAGGTGATTCCTTTGGTGCAGACATTTGGACACATGGAG GTCTATTACCTCGGAGAGGGGGAGGCCTCGCGCCGGTGGCTACAGCAAGAGCAGAACAGCACAGGGAAGCTGTGCCTGTCACACATGCGGGCGGTGGCCAGCCGCGTGAAGGCCCGGCGCCCCGGCGTAACACCCCTGGTGTGGGATGACGTGCTCAGAGACCTGCCTGAGGACCAGCTCGCAG CGTCCGGGGTGCCGCAGCTGGTGGAGCCGGTGCTCTGGGACTACGCGGCCGACCTGGATGTGCACGGCAAGG TCCTCCTCATGCAGAAGTACCGGCGGTGCGGCTTTCTGCGGCTGTGGGCAGCCAGTGCCTTCAAGGGTGCCACAGGGCCCAGCCAGGCCATGCCCCCTGTCGAGCACCACCTCAGGAACCACGTGCAGTGGCTGCAGGTGGCGGGCAGCGGGCCCACAGACTCACTGCAGGGTATCATCCTGACCGGCTGGCAGAG GTACGACCACTACTCTGTGCTGTGCGAGCTGCTCCCTGCAGGAGTCCCGTCCCTGGCCGCCTGTCTGCAGTTGCTTCTACGCG GAGGATTTGATGAAGATGTTAAAGCGAAAGTGGAGAACCTTCTCGGGATTTCCAGCCTGGAAATAACGGACCCTGTTAGGCAAGCACCCTGCAGCCCTCCccgtccccttcctcccttcccctccccccacccctggaGACAGCTGTTCTCAGCAGGGCTCTCCGCAGGGAGGGGGCCGGCTCTTTCCCTGGCAGCAACATCCTTGCCCTTGTCACACAAGTCAGCCTCCATCTGCGCAGCTCTGTGGACGCACTGCTGGAGGGCAACAG GTATGTCACTGGCTGGTTCAGCCCCTACCACCGCCGGCGGAAGCTCATCCACCCGGTCATGGTTCAGCACATCCAGCCCGCAGCGCTCAG CCTCCTGGCGCAGTGGGGCACCCTCgtgcaggagctggaggctgccctGCAGCTGGCTTTCTACCCAGATGCTGTGGAGGAGTGGCTGGAGGAAAACGTGCACCCTAGCCTGCAGCGGCTGCAAGCTCTCCTGCAGGACCTCAGCAAGGTGTCCATCCCCCCGCCACCACCCACCAGCCCTGGCAGGGACACTGCTCAGGACCCCTGAGGGGAGAGCTCGTGCCGGGGGCTCCTGCTGTGGGCTGGGGGGCTCTGCGCTGCCAACTGTCGGCCTGGGTAATAGAGGCCCACGTGGGTGTCGTGCCCTCTGGCCCAGCAGTCTCGCCCACACTCAGTTCCTGAGGGCCCTGGGCACCCCCAGGGGAGAGACTAGAAAACACAGAAGGAAGCAGCACAGGGAGACTCGCTTTGTAATCTGCACGTGTGACACCGATTCTTTGGAAATAAAGAGTGGAAGGTGTGGGTGA
- the HEXD gene encoding hexosaminidase D isoform X7: protein MIDQVLELHPGAQRLHVGCDEVYYLGEGEASRRWLQQEQNSTGKLCLSHMRAVASRVKARRPGVTPLVWDDVLRDLPEDQLAASGVPQLVEPVLWDYAADLDVHGKVLLMQKYRRCGFLRLWAASAFKGATGPSQAMPPVEHHLRNHVQWLQVAGSGPTDSLQGIILTGWQRYDHYSVLCELLPAGVPSLAACLQLLLRGGFDEDVKAKVENLLGISSLEITDPVRQAPCSPPRPLPPFPSPHPWRQLFSAGLSAGRGPALSLAATSLPLSHKSASICAALWTHCWRATGMSLAGSAPTTAGGSSSTRSWFSTSSPQRSASWRSGAPSCRSWRLPCSWLSTQMLWRSGWRKTCTLACSGCKLSCRTSARCPSPRHHPPALAGTLLRTPEGRARAGGSCCGLGGSALPTVGLGNRGPRGCRALWPSSLAHTQFLRALGTPRGETRKHRRKQHRETRFVICTCDTDSLEIKSGRCG, encoded by the exons ATGATCGACCAGGTCCTGGAGCTGCACCCAGGCGCCCAGCGGCTGCACGTCGGGTGTGATGAG GTCTATTACCTCGGAGAGGGGGAGGCCTCGCGCCGGTGGCTACAGCAAGAGCAGAACAGCACAGGGAAGCTGTGCCTGTCACACATGCGGGCGGTGGCCAGCCGCGTGAAGGCCCGGCGCCCCGGCGTAACACCCCTGGTGTGGGATGACGTGCTCAGAGACCTGCCTGAGGACCAGCTCGCAG CGTCCGGGGTGCCGCAGCTGGTGGAGCCGGTGCTCTGGGACTACGCGGCCGACCTGGATGTGCACGGCAAGG TCCTCCTCATGCAGAAGTACCGGCGGTGCGGCTTTCTGCGGCTGTGGGCAGCCAGTGCCTTCAAGGGTGCCACAGGGCCCAGCCAGGCCATGCCCCCTGTCGAGCACCACCTCAGGAACCACGTGCAGTGGCTGCAGGTGGCGGGCAGCGGGCCCACAGACTCACTGCAGGGTATCATCCTGACCGGCTGGCAGAG GTACGACCACTACTCTGTGCTGTGCGAGCTGCTCCCTGCAGGAGTCCCGTCCCTGGCCGCCTGTCTGCAGTTGCTTCTACGCG GAGGATTTGATGAAGATGTTAAAGCGAAAGTGGAGAACCTTCTCGGGATTTCCAGCCTGGAAATAACGGACCCTGTTAGGCAAGCACCCTGCAGCCCTCCccgtccccttcctcccttcccctccccccacccctggaGACAGCTGTTCTCAGCAGGGCTCTCCGCAGGGAGGGGGCCGGCTCTTTCCCTGGCAGCAACATCCTTGCCCTTGTCACACAAGTCAGCCTCCATCTGCGCAGCTCTGTGGACGCACTGCTGGAGGGCAACAG GTATGTCACTGGCTGGTTCAGCCCCTACCACCGCCGGCGGAAGCTCATCCACCCGGTCATGGTTCAGCACATCCAGCCCGCAGCGCTCAG CCTCCTGGCGCAGTGGGGCACCCTCgtgcaggagctggaggctgccctGCAGCTGGCTTTCTACCCAGATGCTGTGGAGGAGTGGCTGGAGGAAAACGTGCACCCTAGCCTGCAGCGGCTGCAAGCTCTCCTGCAGGACCTCAGCAAGGTGTCCATCCCCCCGCCACCACCCACCAGCCCTGGCAGGGACACTGCTCAGGACCCCTGAGGGGAGAGCTCGTGCCGGGGGCTCCTGCTGTGGGCTGGGGGGCTCTGCGCTGCCAACTGTCGGCCTGGGTAATAGAGGCCCACGTGGGTGTCGTGCCCTCTGGCCCAGCAGTCTCGCCCACACTCAGTTCCTGAGGGCCCTGGGCACCCCCAGGGGAGAGACTAGAAAACACAGAAGGAAGCAGCACAGGGAGACTCGCTTTGTAATCTGCACGTGTGACACCGATTCTTTGGAAATAAAGAGTGGAAGGTGTGGGTGA
- the LOC100596824 gene encoding cytochrome b-245 chaperone 1 isoform X1, which translates to MGWPLRSAPHPSTGCCSARPSAQHPAHISLLKSSVFWVIRYSRKDALEDLAKIQLWDSLGWKLFYVTGCLFVAVQNLEDWEEAIFDKSTGKVVLKTFSLYKKLLTLFRAGHDQVVVLLHDVRDVSVEEEKVRYFGKGYMVVLRLATGFSHPLTQSAVMGHRSDVEAVAKLITTFLELHCLESPTELSQSSDSEAGDPGSQS; encoded by the exons ATGGGGTGGCCTTTAAGATCGGCACCACACCCCTCCACAGGCTGCTGTTCTGCACGCCCATCCGCCCAGCACCCAGCCCACATTTCACTTCTTAAGTCTTCTGTGTTTTGGGTCATCAGATATTCCCGGAAAGATGCTCTTGAGGATCTGGCTAAGATCCAGCTGTGGG ATAGCCTGGGCTGGAAGCTCTTCTACGTCACAGGCTGCCTGTTTGTGGCTGTGCAGAACTTGGAGGACTGGGAG GAAGCCATCTTCGACAAGAGCACAGGGAAGGTTGTTCTGAAGACGTTCAGCCTCTACAAGAAGCTGCTGACTCTTTTCAGAGCTGGCCACGATCAGG TGGTGGTCCTGCTGCATGATGTCCGCGACGTGAGCGTGGAGGAGGAGAAGGTCCGGTACTTCGGGAAGGGCTACATGGTGGTGCTCCGGCTTGCAACGGGCTTCTCCCACCCCCTCACACAGAGTGCAGTCATGGGCCACCGCAG TGATGTGGAAGCCGTCGCCAAGCTCATCACCACCTTCCTGGAGCTGCACTGCCTTGAGAGCCCCACAGAGCTGTCTCAGAGCAGCGACAGTGAGGCCGGCGACCCCGGGAGCCAGAGCTGA